From one Enterobacter kobei genomic stretch:
- a CDS encoding DksA/TraR family C4-type zinc finger protein, which yields MASGWANDGAVQDQIDSTVEDAVARARRDLPKGESLKECEECGEPIPEARRKAIAGVRLCVNCQQKKDLQNSTNAGYNRRGSKDSQLR from the coding sequence ATGGCTTCCGGTTGGGCAAATGATGGCGCAGTGCAGGATCAAATCGACAGCACCGTAGAAGACGCCGTGGCGCGCGCCCGGCGCGATCTGCCAAAAGGCGAGAGCCTGAAAGAGTGTGAAGAGTGCGGTGAGCCGATCCCTGAAGCACGTCGCAAGGCGATTGCCGGTGTGCGGCTGTGCGTGAACTGCCAGCAGAAGAAAGATTTACAAAATTCAACAAATGCAGGATATAATCGCAGAGGTTCTAAAGACAGCCAGTTACGTTGA
- the ybiJ gene encoding DUF1471 family protein YbiJ, translated as MKTIKYAVAAIALSTLSFGAFAAQAVTAEQASNMNKIGVVAADGATTLDGLEAQLAQKAAEAGATGYSITSANTSNKMSGTAVIYK; from the coding sequence ATGAAAACCATCAAATATGCTGTTGCCGCCATCGCCCTTTCTACCCTGTCCTTTGGCGCGTTTGCTGCCCAGGCAGTGACTGCTGAACAGGCCAGCAACATGAATAAAATCGGTGTTGTTGCTGCTGACGGCGCGACCACCCTCGACGGTCTGGAAGCTCAACTGGCACAGAAAGCGGCTGAAGCAGGCGCTACCGGTTATAGCATCACCTCTGCTAACACCAGTAACAAAATGAGCGGCACCGCGGTTATCTACAAATAA
- the ybiB gene encoding DNA-binding protein YbiB — protein sequence MDYRKIIKEVGRGKNHARDLDVDTARALYTHMLNGDVPELEMGGILIALRIKGEGEAEMLGFYDAMQQQTMRLTPPVAKPMPIVIPSYNGARKQANLTPLLAILLHKLGFPVVVHGVSEDPTRVVTETIFALLGIEATHLAGQAQAKLDGHQPVYIPVSALCPPLENQLAMRWRMGVRNSAHTLAKLATPFAEDAALRLSSVSHPEYVPRVAKFFSDIGGRGLLMHGTEGEVYANPQRCPQITLIDSLGARVILERQAEEQSGVSLPDAKDPHTTARWIERCIVGSEAIPQSLKTQMACCLYATGEADSIEAGLAQVNARF from the coding sequence ATGGACTATCGCAAGATCATCAAAGAGGTCGGGCGCGGCAAAAATCACGCCCGCGATCTGGATGTTGACACCGCACGCGCGCTGTACACCCACATGCTGAACGGCGACGTGCCGGAACTGGAAATGGGCGGCATCCTGATCGCGCTGCGCATCAAAGGCGAGGGCGAAGCGGAAATGCTCGGTTTCTATGACGCCATGCAGCAGCAGACAATGCGCCTGACGCCGCCGGTGGCAAAGCCGATGCCGATTGTTATCCCAAGCTATAACGGCGCGCGGAAACAGGCCAACCTGACGCCGCTGCTGGCTATCCTGCTGCATAAACTCGGTTTTCCGGTGGTGGTGCACGGCGTCAGCGAAGATCCCACCCGTGTCGTGACAGAAACCATTTTTGCGCTGCTCGGCATTGAAGCCACGCACCTTGCCGGACAGGCGCAGGCGAAGCTCGATGGTCATCAGCCGGTCTATATCCCCGTCAGCGCGCTCTGCCCGCCGCTGGAAAACCAGCTGGCGATGCGCTGGCGGATGGGCGTGCGTAACAGCGCCCACACGCTGGCCAAGCTGGCAACGCCGTTCGCCGAAGACGCCGCCCTGCGCCTGTCCAGCGTCTCCCACCCGGAATACGTGCCGCGTGTGGCGAAATTCTTCAGCGATATTGGCGGCCGCGGCCTGCTGATGCATGGCACCGAAGGGGAAGTGTATGCCAACCCACAGCGCTGCCCGCAGATAACGCTGATAGACAGCCTGGGCGCGCGGGTGATCCTCGAACGTCAGGCCGAAGAGCAAAGCGGCGTCTCACTGCCGGACGCTAAAGATCCGCATACTACCGCGCGCTGGATCGAGCGCTGTATTGTGGGCAGCGAAGCGATACCCCAATCTTTGAAAACGCAGATGGCCTGCTGTCTGTATGCCACCGGTGAAGCCGACTCCATTGAGGCAGGACTGGCGCAGGTTAACGCCCGTTTTTAA
- a CDS encoding flavin reductase family protein — translation MYFYQPAQGHGLPHDPLNAIIGPRPIGWIASQDSQGQRNLAPYSFFNCFNYRPPIIGFSSTGWKDSVRNITETKEFVWNLTTYDLAVRMNESSASLPHGEDEFVRAGLTPVASQVVSVPRVAESPVNFECRLSQCIQLTAADGTPIDSWLVLGEVVGIHIDESLLENGIYQTAKARPVLRAGGPSAYYTIDESQRFDLVRPDAR, via the coding sequence ATGTATTTTTATCAGCCAGCACAGGGACACGGTCTGCCGCACGATCCGCTGAATGCCATTATCGGCCCACGTCCTATCGGCTGGATCGCCTCGCAGGACAGTCAGGGACAGCGCAACCTCGCCCCCTACAGCTTTTTCAACTGCTTTAACTATCGCCCACCGATTATTGGTTTTTCCAGCACCGGCTGGAAAGACAGCGTGCGAAACATCACCGAAACCAAAGAGTTCGTCTGGAACCTGACCACTTACGATCTGGCGGTGCGGATGAATGAAAGCTCCGCCTCCCTGCCCCACGGCGAAGATGAATTCGTGCGCGCCGGGCTGACGCCGGTGGCAAGTCAGGTGGTGAGCGTGCCGCGCGTGGCGGAAAGCCCGGTCAATTTCGAATGCCGTCTGTCCCAGTGTATTCAGTTGACCGCCGCCGACGGTACGCCGATCGACAGCTGGCTGGTGCTGGGCGAAGTGGTGGGGATCCATATCGATGAATCCTTGCTGGAAAATGGCATTTACCAGACTGCCAAAGCCCGTCCGGTATTGCGCGCGGGGGGGCCGTCGGCGTATTACACCATTGATGAATCCCAGCGTTTCGACCTGGTACGCCCCGACGCCCGTTGA
- the ybiO gene encoding mechanosensitive channel protein, producing MKWILLLLSLFFMPLHAATIPGVTSGATTTPTEAPAAEPDVEQKKAAYGALADVLENSASREELIGQLRKVAATPPPEPVPTITPPEVLEETTVLENVTNVTRHYGDELASRFAQLYRNITDSPHKAFNPQSFYNAASHFLMLAVCVFAFFWLARFSVTPLYRKMGTWARRKNREHKNWLQLPAIIIGAFIIDIMLLALTLFVGQVLSDNLDGGNRTIAFQQALFLNAFALIEFFKAILRLIFSPRFPDLRPFPVKDETAKYWHLRLTALSSLIGYGLLVAVPIISNQVNVQVGAMANVLIMLFITSWALYLIFHNKITVQQNLIHLAERSLSFFSLFIRAFALVWHWLASAYFVVLFFFSLFDPGNSLKFMMSASLRSLAIISVAAFASGVLSRWLSKTITLSPHVQRNYPELQKRVNGWLSASLKMARILVVCVAIMLLLNAWGLFDFWNWLHNGAGEKTVDILIRIALILFFSAVGWTVLASLIENRLSSDIHGRPLPSARTRTLLTLFRNALAVVISTITVMIVLSEIGVNIAPLLAGAGALGLAISFGSQTLVKDIITGVFIQFENGMNTGDLVTIGPLTGTVERMSIRSVGVRQDTGAYHIIPWSSITTFANFVRGIGSVVANYDVDRHEDADKANQALKDAVGELMARDDIRELIIGEPTFVGIVGLTNTAFTLRVTFTTQPLKQWTVRFALDSMVKKYFDLAGVRPPVQTYQVLAQPAAPSSAAPQELPPPAAPTL from the coding sequence GTGAAGTGGATCTTGTTGCTGCTTAGCCTGTTCTTCATGCCGCTGCACGCGGCGACGATCCCTGGCGTTACGTCAGGCGCGACCACCACACCAACCGAAGCCCCCGCCGCCGAGCCGGATGTCGAGCAAAAAAAAGCTGCCTATGGCGCGCTGGCAGATGTGCTGGAGAACAGCGCTTCCCGGGAGGAACTGATCGGCCAGTTGCGGAAAGTCGCCGCCACACCACCGCCGGAACCGGTGCCGACCATTACCCCGCCGGAAGTGCTGGAAGAGACCACGGTGCTGGAGAACGTCACTAACGTCACCCGTCATTACGGCGATGAACTGGCCTCCCGCTTCGCGCAGTTGTATCGCAACATCACGGATTCGCCGCACAAAGCCTTTAACCCGCAAAGTTTTTATAATGCCGCCTCGCATTTTCTGATGCTGGCGGTGTGTGTGTTTGCCTTTTTCTGGCTGGCGCGCTTTAGCGTCACGCCGCTGTACCGCAAGATGGGCACCTGGGCACGCCGCAAAAACCGCGAACACAAGAACTGGCTTCAGCTTCCGGCGATCATCATCGGCGCGTTTATTATCGATATTATGCTGCTGGCCCTGACGCTGTTTGTGGGTCAGGTGCTTAGTGATAACCTGGACGGCGGAAACCGCACTATCGCCTTCCAGCAGGCGCTGTTCCTGAATGCCTTTGCGCTGATCGAATTTTTCAAAGCCATTCTGCGGCTTATCTTCAGCCCACGCTTTCCCGATCTGCGCCCGTTCCCGGTCAAAGATGAGACGGCAAAATACTGGCATCTGCGCCTGACGGCGCTAAGCAGCCTGATTGGCTATGGGCTTCTGGTGGCGGTGCCTATTATCTCCAACCAGGTGAACGTACAGGTCGGCGCGATGGCAAACGTGCTGATCATGCTGTTTATCACCAGCTGGGCGCTGTACCTGATTTTTCATAACAAGATCACCGTGCAGCAGAATCTTATTCACCTGGCTGAGCGCTCGCTGTCGTTTTTCAGCCTGTTTATCCGCGCTTTTGCGCTGGTCTGGCACTGGCTGGCCAGCGCCTACTTTGTGGTGCTGTTTTTCTTCTCGCTGTTCGATCCCGGTAACAGCCTGAAGTTTATGATGAGCGCGTCGTTGCGCAGTCTGGCCATCATCAGCGTCGCCGCCTTTGCCTCAGGCGTGCTCTCCCGCTGGCTTTCAAAAACCATCACCCTGTCGCCCCATGTGCAGCGCAACTATCCGGAGCTGCAAAAGCGGGTTAACGGCTGGCTTTCCGCCTCGCTGAAGATGGCGCGCATTCTGGTGGTCTGTGTGGCGATCATGCTGCTGCTCAACGCCTGGGGGCTGTTTGATTTCTGGAACTGGCTGCACAATGGCGCAGGGGAGAAAACCGTTGATATTCTGATCCGCATTGCGCTGATCCTGTTCTTCTCCGCCGTGGGCTGGACGGTGCTGGCCAGCCTTATTGAAAATCGTCTCTCCTCGGATATTCATGGCAGGCCACTGCCGAGCGCCCGCACCCGTACGCTGCTGACGCTGTTCCGTAACGCGCTGGCGGTGGTGATCAGCACCATTACGGTGATGATTGTGTTGTCGGAGATTGGCGTGAACATCGCGCCGCTGCTGGCGGGTGCCGGGGCACTGGGTCTGGCGATCTCTTTCGGCTCGCAGACGCTGGTGAAAGATATTATCACCGGGGTATTTATCCAGTTTGAGAACGGCATGAACACCGGCGATCTGGTGACCATCGGGCCGCTGACCGGCACGGTTGAACGCATGTCGATCCGCTCGGTGGGCGTGCGCCAGGATACCGGCGCGTATCACATCATTCCGTGGTCATCGATTACCACCTTCGCCAACTTTGTGCGCGGCATTGGCTCGGTGGTGGCGAATTACGATGTCGATCGCCATGAGGATGCGGATAAAGCGAATCAGGCGCTGAAGGATGCGGTGGGTGAACTGATGGCGCGGGACGATATTCGCGAGCTGATCATCGGCGAGCCGACCTTTGTCGGCATTGTCGGCCTGACCAATACCGCCTTTACCCTGCGCGTGACCTTCACCACGCAGCCGCTCAAGCAGTGGACGGTACGCTTTGCGCTGGACAGCATGGTGAAGAAATATTTCGATCTGGCAGGGGTTCGCCCGCCAGTGCAGACTTATCAGGTGCTGGCGCAGCCTGCTGCGCCGTCATCGGCCGCGCCGCAGGAACTGCCGCCACCCGCCGCGCCTACGCTTTAA
- the rlmF gene encoding 23S rRNA (adenine(1618)-N(6))-methyltransferase RlmF yields the protein MTAQKPGLHPRNRHHSRYDLDALCQDCPELRGFIIATPTGEATVNFADPLAVKALNKALLAHFYGVAHWDIPEGFLCPPVPGRADYIHHLADLLAESAEGTVPRQASVLDIGVGANCIYPLIGNHEYGWRFTGTEVHNEAFASAQAIINGNPGLTRTVRLRRQKDPAAILTGIIHKNEQYDATLCNPPFHDSAAAARAGNERKRRNLGQSSEALNFGGQQQELWCEGGEVAFITQMIAESQGFGRQVLWFSSLVSRGENLPPLYRALTEAGAVKVVKKEMAQGQKQSRFIAWTFMDDAQRRRWANTRFKA from the coding sequence ATGACTGCCCAGAAGCCGGGATTACACCCGCGAAACCGCCATCACAGCCGCTACGATCTTGACGCCCTCTGTCAGGACTGCCCGGAGCTGCGTGGCTTTATTATTGCCACGCCCACGGGTGAGGCGACGGTAAACTTTGCCGATCCCCTCGCCGTGAAGGCACTGAACAAAGCGCTGCTGGCGCATTTCTATGGCGTTGCCCACTGGGACATTCCGGAAGGGTTCCTCTGTCCGCCGGTACCGGGCCGCGCGGATTATATTCATCATCTGGCGGATCTGCTGGCGGAAAGTGCTGAAGGTACCGTGCCGCGTCAGGCGAGCGTGCTGGACATCGGTGTGGGTGCCAACTGCATCTATCCGCTGATCGGCAATCATGAATACGGCTGGCGATTTACCGGCACGGAAGTGCACAACGAGGCCTTTGCCAGCGCCCAGGCGATCATTAACGGCAATCCGGGGCTGACCCGCACCGTGCGCCTGCGTCGTCAAAAAGATCCGGCAGCCATCCTCACCGGTATCATCCATAAAAACGAACAGTACGATGCCACCCTGTGCAATCCGCCGTTCCATGATTCTGCCGCCGCCGCCCGTGCCGGAAACGAGCGTAAGCGTCGTAACCTTGGTCAGAGCAGCGAGGCGCTGAACTTTGGCGGCCAGCAGCAGGAGCTGTGGTGCGAGGGCGGGGAAGTGGCCTTTATCACGCAGATGATTGCCGAAAGCCAGGGCTTTGGCCGTCAGGTGCTGTGGTTCAGCTCGCTGGTATCGCGCGGGGAAAACCTCCCGCCGCTGTATCGTGCGCTGACGGAAGCCGGTGCGGTGAAAGTGGTGAAAAAAGAGATGGCCCAGGGGCAAAAGCAGAGTCGCTTTATTGCCTGGACCTTTATGGATGACGCCCAGCGTCGCCGCTGGGCAAATACCCGTTTTAAAGCGTAG